From Thamnophis elegans isolate rThaEle1 chromosome 12, rThaEle1.pri, whole genome shotgun sequence, one genomic window encodes:
- the ZDHHC15 gene encoding palmitoyltransferase ZDHHC15, which translates to MALSRGLRCCQQVFGWVPVLIIALVVLWSYYAYVVELCLVTLTNSVEKVAYLTVFHIIFIFFIWTYWKSIFTPPLQPDKKFHMSYADKERYEDEERPEGQRQILAEMARKLPVCTRTGNGAIRFCDRCQLIKPDRCHHCSVCAVCVLKMDHHCPWVNNCIGFSNYKFFLLFLAYSLLYCIFIATTVFKYFIKFWTMEPTSGHSRFHVLFLLFVAVMFWVSLLFLFGYHCWLVSQNRSTLEAFSAPVFSGGPDKNGFNLGFLRNLQQVFGEEKRLWLFPVKSSQGDGHSFPIRAQSEARNPLLANEEQWEEDGMEDGSQHNYQQGTSLSIEMET; encoded by the exons ATGGCGCTGTCCAGGGGGCTGCGGTGCTGCCAGCAGGTCTTCGGCTGGGTGCCCGTCCTCATCATCGCGCTGGTGGTGCTCTGGTCCTACTACGCCTATGTCGTCGAGCTCTGCCTGG tgACTCTGACAAACTCTGTAGAAAAAG tgGCCTATCTCACAGTATTCCATATCATCTTTATATTCTTCATATGGACGTATTGGAAGTCTATATTTACTCCTCCACTGCAACCGGACAAAAAG TTCCACATGTCGTATGCCGACAAGGAACGCTATGAGGATGAAGAAAGGCCCGAGGGCCAGAGGCAGATCCTCGCAGAGATGGCCCGGAAGTTGCCAGTTTGTACAAGGACAGGGAATGGCG CCATTCGATTCTGTGACAGATGTCAGCTTATCAAACCTGACCGATGTCACCATTGCTCAGTTTGCGCTGT gTGCGTGTTAAAAATGGACCATCACTGCCCATG GGTGAACAACTGCATCGGCTTTTCTAACTACAAGTTCTTCCTACTGTTTTTAGCCTATTCTCTGTTGTACTGCATATTTATTGCAACAACAGTCTTCAAATATTTCATCAAATTCTGGACA ATGGAGCCGACCAGTGGTCATTCCAGGTTCCAcgtcctctttcttctttttgtggcaGTCATGTTTTGGGTCAGCCTGTTGTTCCTCTTTGGCTACCACTGCTGGCTCGTCAGTCAGAACAGATCGACTCTAG AGGCTTTCTCAGCTCCCGTGTTTTCCGGCGGCCCTGATAAAAATGGCTTCAACCTCGGCTTTCTCAGAAACCTTCAGCAGGTGTTTGGGGAAGAGAAGAGACTCTGGTTATTCCCGGTGAAGTCCAG CCAGGGGGACGGACACTCTTTCCCCATCCGAGCCCAGAGCGAAGCCCGGAACCCCCTGCTGGCAAACGAGGAGCAATGGGAGGAAGACGGGATGGAAGATGGCAGCCAACACA ATTACCAGCAAGGGACTTCCCTTTCCATTGAAATGGAGACATAG